The proteins below come from a single bacterium genomic window:
- a CDS encoding AAA family ATPase, which translates to MPNTTTQPIRIRGEVERVFYSSADFSAGRFITERGERISFAGNIVVSENQPLVLHGKFVKHPKYGRQFEVASIELDRQMDARGLANYLANNPDIKGIGPAKARIIAERFGSDFECSLIDEPEKVAEVAKVPLSVIESLRVHWLETSHINQAMTALAAYGLTHHQVTKLVKKLGNNAVGIIEHDPYVIVGEIDGFGFKRIDKIARQIGIAKDNPNRVRAGLLFCVEDALDQGDCWVEYEDLLNRANKLLVMDTLDSRERIERYLDELIDNKALTCYAADCRFLVAKPEIRQMEEDLARVFARGKDMNPHFTDIPDIDSMIRRISPRLNHRQHEAAMMVCEHAISLITGGAGSGKTFTIDAITRLCESRKLKAVLCAPTGKAAKRMEESTGQSASTIHRLLGFDGKTYSRNAESPISADILIVDEASMIDVALAWRFFQAINLERTAVVLVGDHNQLPPVGPGNILRDLIESKVIPITILEDVVRQAGVLKENSIAILRGEVRKTCRVEDGQRGPWYVANQHTEAERVQQFILDIFDQVLSEKLGFDLLRDVQVLTPTHKGPLGTAELNIRLQSLIQKKLWDYDVLPVQPGRRPKLLIGDKVIQTRNNYDLEVMNGSMGYVRDVGTDGSLTVEFDDKMVFIEPGSPHRSDLQLAYALTIHKAQGSEFPCSVVIAHKSHSFMHHRNLLYTGVTRAKKTAIIVGDHWGITNCAKRVQVDARKTFLSLLLAGGV; encoded by the coding sequence ATGCCAAATACAACAACTCAGCCCATCCGAATCCGGGGAGAAGTTGAACGGGTCTTCTACTCATCCGCAGACTTCTCCGCCGGACGGTTCATAACGGAACGCGGCGAGCGTATTTCGTTCGCCGGCAATATCGTCGTAAGCGAAAACCAGCCTCTGGTGCTGCATGGAAAGTTCGTCAAGCATCCCAAATACGGCCGACAGTTCGAAGTTGCAAGCATCGAATTGGATCGGCAGATGGACGCCCGCGGGCTTGCAAACTACCTCGCAAACAACCCCGACATCAAAGGGATCGGCCCGGCAAAGGCGAGGATCATTGCCGAGCGGTTCGGCTCGGATTTCGAGTGCAGCCTCATAGATGAGCCTGAGAAAGTCGCGGAGGTTGCAAAAGTACCGCTGTCGGTCATTGAGTCGCTTCGCGTTCACTGGCTTGAGACGAGTCATATCAACCAGGCAATGACCGCGCTTGCAGCGTACGGACTGACCCACCATCAGGTCACGAAGCTGGTGAAGAAGCTCGGTAACAACGCTGTCGGCATTATAGAGCATGATCCGTATGTCATCGTTGGAGAGATCGACGGCTTCGGGTTCAAGAGGATCGACAAGATCGCTAGGCAGATCGGCATTGCCAAGGACAACCCGAACCGTGTTCGCGCGGGATTACTGTTCTGTGTGGAGGACGCGCTGGATCAGGGTGACTGCTGGGTCGAGTATGAAGACCTGCTTAACCGGGCCAATAAGCTTCTGGTGATGGATACTCTCGACAGCCGGGAGCGGATCGAGAGATATCTGGACGAACTCATCGACAATAAAGCCCTGACATGTTATGCAGCCGACTGCCGGTTCCTTGTAGCAAAGCCTGAAATCCGACAAATGGAGGAAGATTTGGCGCGTGTCTTTGCCCGGGGCAAGGATATGAATCCGCACTTTACGGATATACCTGACATCGACTCCATGATCCGGCGCATATCTCCAAGGCTCAATCATCGTCAGCACGAGGCCGCGATGATGGTATGTGAGCATGCGATTTCACTTATTACGGGCGGGGCCGGATCCGGCAAGACCTTCACCATCGATGCGATCACTCGACTCTGTGAGTCTCGAAAGCTCAAAGCTGTGCTCTGTGCTCCGACCGGCAAGGCGGCAAAGCGTATGGAGGAGTCGACCGGACAATCAGCATCAACGATTCACAGGCTGCTCGGCTTCGACGGCAAGACCTACTCCCGTAACGCTGAAAGCCCGATATCCGCCGATATCCTTATAGTCGACGAAGCTTCTATGATAGACGTTGCGCTCGCCTGGCGGTTTTTTCAGGCCATCAACCTCGAACGCACAGCCGTAGTCCTTGTTGGAGACCACAATCAATTACCCCCGGTTGGACCGGGCAATATTCTGCGCGATCTCATTGAGTCAAAAGTCATACCGATAACGATACTCGAAGATGTCGTGCGGCAGGCCGGGGTGCTCAAGGAGAACAGCATCGCCATCTTGCGTGGTGAGGTGAGAAAGACATGCAGAGTTGAAGATGGCCAACGCGGGCCATGGTATGTGGCCAATCAACATACGGAAGCCGAGCGCGTTCAGCAGTTCATTCTGGACATCTTTGACCAGGTGCTTTCCGAGAAGCTCGGTTTCGACCTGCTTCGTGACGTTCAGGTGCTCACCCCGACCCACAAGGGTCCGCTCGGAACGGCGGAACTCAACATCAGGCTGCAGTCCCTCATACAAAAGAAGCTGTGGGATTACGACGTTTTACCTGTCCAGCCCGGCAGGCGTCCGAAGCTGCTCATCGGCGACAAGGTCATTCAGACGCGCAACAACTACGATCTGGAAGTGATGAACGGCTCGATGGGCTATGTGCGGGATGTCGGCACTGATGGTTCGCTTACTGTCGAGTTCGATGACAAGATGGTCTTCATTGAGCCGGGATCGCCGCATCGAAGCGACCTGCAGCTCGCCTATGCTCTCACAATACACAAAGCCCAGGGATCGGAATTTCCATGTTCAGTCGTGATCGCGCATAAGTCGCACTCATTTATGCACCACAGAAACCTGCTCTATACAGGCGTCACCCGCGCTAAGAAAACCGCGATCATCGTCGGCGACCACTGGGGCATAACCAACTGCGCTAAGCGTGTGCAGGTCGATGCCAGGAAGACCTTTCTGTCGCTGCTGCTTGCGGGAGGCGTGTAG
- a CDS encoding DUF669 domain-containing protein, translating into MSSDYDTTGIGDIDLTQFDDDFSEAEVEEREFEDVPDGKYQVKVDKVELTKAQTTGNPMLKWTLKILGPKYAGRLLWRNSMFASKENLKWLKTDLHTCGVDIDKLSELPARLGDLLDVTLEVTKRTKGENENIYFNRRIVVSDLDDAVDDSLAPF; encoded by the coding sequence ATGAGTAGTGACTATGACACCACCGGCATAGGCGATATCGATCTTACTCAGTTCGATGATGACTTTTCTGAAGCGGAAGTCGAAGAGCGTGAGTTCGAGGATGTGCCGGACGGCAAGTATCAGGTAAAGGTCGACAAGGTAGAGCTTACCAAGGCGCAGACCACAGGCAATCCTATGCTAAAGTGGACGCTCAAGATTCTCGGTCCGAAGTATGCCGGTCGGCTTCTGTGGCGCAACAGCATGTTTGCTTCCAAAGAGAACCTCAAGTGGCTCAAAACCGACCTGCACACGTGCGGAGTGGACATCGATAAGCTGTCCGAGCTTCCGGCAAGACTCGGTGATCTCCTGGATGTGACTCTGGAAGTCACCAAGCGCACAAAGGGCGAGAATGAGAACATCTATTTCAACCGGCGTATTGTCGTCTCTGACCTCGACGATGCGGTCGATGACTCGCTCGCACCGTTTTAG
- a CDS encoding ATP-binding protein encodes MLLPTQKTPPKQTLSDQTVLIYGPTKIGKSEWCSNAESALFISTEPGLNSLEVYQVPVATWDELLAICAEIADGSHSFKTVIIDTVDNAYKMCCEYVCKKYGAEHESDIGYGKGYSITNNEFQRVINKLAFLPYGLYLVSHSQEIEIETRTGKYSKVVPTLPEKARKIVLGLVDIILYCDIEIAPGPDNKQVARRVVRTKPHVHYEAGDRTKRLPDVIDLDYGKFVEAYNAGMDAKKPMKEAAK; translated from the coding sequence ATGCTTCTACCAACCCAAAAGACGCCGCCAAAACAAACGCTGTCAGACCAGACAGTGCTCATTTACGGGCCAACAAAGATAGGCAAAAGCGAGTGGTGTTCCAATGCCGAGTCCGCTCTGTTCATCTCGACCGAACCGGGCCTGAATTCCCTTGAGGTATATCAGGTTCCGGTTGCCACATGGGACGAACTGCTTGCGATATGTGCGGAGATCGCGGATGGCAGCCATTCGTTTAAGACAGTCATCATCGATACGGTCGATAACGCCTACAAGATGTGCTGTGAGTATGTCTGCAAGAAATACGGCGCGGAGCATGAGTCCGATATCGGCTACGGCAAGGGCTATTCCATCACAAACAATGAGTTCCAACGGGTGATCAACAAGCTCGCGTTTCTGCCCTATGGTCTGTATCTGGTCTCGCATTCCCAGGAGATCGAAATAGAAACGCGCACAGGCAAGTATTCCAAGGTCGTTCCTACACTGCCGGAGAAAGCTCGCAAGATCGTGCTTGGTCTTGTCGACATTATCCTCTACTGCGATATTGAGATCGCGCCCGGACCTGACAACAAACAGGTTGCTCGGCGCGTGGTGCGGACAAAACCGCATGTTCACTACGAGGCCGGGGACAGGACAAAGCGTTTGCCCGATGTGATCGACCTCGATTATGGCAAGTTCGTCGAGGCATACAACGCCGGAATGGACGCGAAGAAACCCATGAAGGAGGCTGCTAAATGA
- a CDS encoding PD-(D/E)XK nuclease family protein: MSELVVTTYSMWNLFRNCRKACEWRYIKELVPIQRDHNLSFGSLAHECLEKWHRRRDLVEVLDHIDKSFPNRHSDDGQKADWHLATAMMNGYASTYPVEDFDVVFLEKTFDGKITNPATSAPSRSFVLAGKVDGIVCIDGRFYLLEHKTASQLDGDYLEKLWTDFQVTLYAHYVEQVFGIKIAGIIYNVLVKARLQQGKGETEAEFEARRTELLAKSKTGKTTATRKIPETDADFQARLIAKYAESGMFHREMLYVSRDQFETLQADLWELTQQFLDSRRRSVFYQNTSYCFFYHRPCAYFALCRSGGSPNVIENFYEHKPAHEELREESDAGEEQPVF, from the coding sequence GTGAGCGAGCTGGTTGTGACGACATACTCGATGTGGAACCTGTTTCGCAACTGCCGTAAGGCTTGCGAATGGCGATACATCAAAGAGCTTGTGCCGATCCAGCGCGATCATAACCTGTCGTTTGGCTCGCTCGCTCACGAGTGCCTAGAGAAATGGCACCGCAGACGCGACCTTGTCGAAGTGCTGGATCACATCGATAAATCATTTCCGAACAGGCACAGCGATGACGGCCAGAAAGCCGACTGGCATTTGGCCACAGCCATGATGAATGGGTATGCGTCAACATATCCGGTCGAAGACTTCGATGTGGTCTTTCTTGAGAAGACTTTCGACGGGAAGATCACAAACCCCGCGACCAGCGCACCATCTCGCAGTTTCGTGCTCGCCGGCAAAGTCGATGGCATCGTCTGTATCGACGGCAGGTTCTACCTCCTTGAGCACAAGACCGCGTCTCAACTCGACGGCGATTATTTGGAGAAGCTGTGGACCGATTTTCAGGTGACGCTCTACGCTCACTACGTCGAGCAGGTATTCGGCATCAAAATCGCCGGGATCATCTACAACGTTCTGGTGAAGGCGCGTCTGCAGCAGGGCAAGGGTGAGACCGAAGCCGAATTCGAAGCTCGTAGAACAGAACTGCTTGCAAAGTCCAAGACCGGCAAAACTACAGCGACGCGCAAGATACCGGAGACCGATGCCGATTTTCAAGCTCGGCTCATAGCGAAGTATGCCGAGTCGGGGATGTTCCACCGTGAGATGCTCTACGTCTCTCGCGACCAGTTCGAGACCCTTCAGGCAGACCTTTGGGAACTCACTCAGCAGTTCCTCGACAGTCGTCGGCGCAGTGTGTTCTATCAGAACACGTCATACTGCTTTTTCTACCATCGGCCGTGCGCGTACTTTGCGCTGTGTCGCTCGGGCGGAAGTCCCAATGTGATTGAGAATTTCTATGAGCACAAACCGGCGCATGAAGAGCTGCGCGAGGAGAGCGACGCCGGCGAAGAACAGCCTGTATTCTGA
- a CDS encoding DNA cytosine methyltransferase, whose protein sequence is MNRCVWANEIDKFACGIYRRHWSDGTLHQGDIRDVLGELEQEDFGTIDVVCGGDPCPARSLARGDRPSKHPDLSGYFLAVVGRLRPPWVVRENVCAPDIVNFAAGLELLGYGIAVVALDARDFTGQSRRRQFCIGCPHELYARFERFVSNAADGYGFAASRVEEETPIAACLTAHPNRVAAEDTYCYEPGRGLRMLDPSECESLQGFPRGWTSGLSRSRRRILLGNAVNTLVARWLAERIMETTGREFTFIELFAGIGGFRLGFESAGTTLTPD, encoded by the coding sequence ATGAACCGATGCGTATGGGCAAACGAGATCGACAAATTTGCATGCGGAATATACCGCAGGCACTGGAGCGACGGAACCTTGCACCAGGGAGACATCCGAGATGTGCTTGGCGAGCTTGAGCAAGAGGACTTCGGGACAATCGACGTTGTTTGCGGAGGAGATCCCTGCCCTGCACGTTCCCTGGCCAGGGGGGATCGGCCAAGTAAGCATCCCGACCTGTCCGGATACTTCCTTGCCGTGGTCGGGAGACTTCGCCCACCGTGGGTGGTCCGCGAGAATGTTTGTGCACCAGACATTGTCAACTTCGCTGCCGGGTTGGAGTTGCTCGGATACGGAATCGCTGTTGTCGCACTCGACGCTCGTGATTTCACAGGTCAGAGTCGCAGGCGGCAGTTCTGTATCGGATGCCCTCATGAGCTATACGCCCGATTCGAGCGATTTGTATCTAACGCCGCAGATGGTTACGGGTTTGCTGCGTCGCGCGTGGAAGAGGAAACGCCCATTGCAGCGTGTCTTACTGCGCACCCCAACCGGGTGGCTGCGGAAGACACTTACTGTTACGAACCGGGACGGGGCTTACGAATGCTCGATCCGTCAGAATGCGAATCCCTGCAGGGATTCCCCAGAGGCTGGACTTCTGGACTATCTCGCTCGCGCCGCAGAATCCTGCTCGGTAATGCAGTGAACACACTGGTTGCCAGATGGCTTGCGGAGCGGATTATGGAGACAACAGGCAGAGAATTTACATTTATTGAACTCTTTGCTGGCATAGGAGGATTCCGGTTGGGCTTTGAATCAGCCGGAACCACACTCACTCCCGACTGA
- a CDS encoding M15 family metallopeptidase, with the protein MSESREGLNPEFAAKLTLFEKKLATNGIKVILTAGYRSIAEQNRLYAQGRTKPGKKVTNARGGNSWHNYGLAADYAFVINGKVTWDGPWDLFGRTARSCGLEWGGNFKSIIDRPHLQWTQGKTLAQMRNASTVKKK; encoded by the coding sequence ATGAGCGAGTCACGCGAAGGGCTAAATCCTGAATTTGCGGCAAAACTTACGCTCTTTGAAAAGAAGCTGGCCACAAACGGCATCAAGGTAATTCTTACAGCGGGTTATCGCTCTATAGCCGAACAGAACAGGCTTTATGCGCAGGGCAGAACCAAGCCCGGCAAGAAAGTGACAAACGCCCGCGGTGGGAACAGTTGGCACAACTATGGGCTGGCCGCTGATTATGCATTCGTTATAAATGGCAAAGTGACCTGGGATGGTCCATGGGACTTGTTCGGTCGTACAGCTCGATCTTGCGGGCTTGAGTGGGGTGGTAATTTCAAGAGCATAATCGACCGGCCACATTTACAGTGGACTCAAGGCAAGACGCTCGCGCAGATGCGCAACGCCAGCACCGTGAAGAAAAAGTAA
- a CDS encoding DUF2924 domain-containing protein, with protein sequence MSVIKQITDLQNLSHSELVSLWRTLCGNEPPAANRRFIIKRLAYRIQEIAYGGLSEESHHKMDAVLKCHGYDELGMPKASSSRAQSRKDLPVIGSKLVREWNGRHYEVTTLRDGFEYEGRRYRSLSAVAKAITGTHWNGRAFFGLAGRNSR encoded by the coding sequence ATGAGTGTAATCAAACAAATAACAGATCTGCAGAATCTTTCCCACAGTGAACTTGTATCTCTCTGGCGCACACTCTGTGGCAATGAACCTCCAGCAGCCAACCGGAGGTTCATTATTAAGCGGCTTGCTTACAGGATACAGGAGATAGCATATGGCGGTCTCTCGGAGGAATCACATCACAAAATGGATGCGGTTCTTAAGTGCCATGGCTATGATGAGTTGGGTATGCCCAAGGCATCATCCAGCCGAGCTCAGAGTAGGAAAGACCTGCCGGTAATAGGAAGCAAGTTGGTTCGTGAATGGAATGGCAGACATTATGAAGTTACAACGCTCCGCGACGGTTTCGAATATGAGGGCCGACGATATCGCTCGCTGTCGGCTGTCGCAAAGGCGATAACCGGCACACACTGGAATGGGCGTGCGTTCTTTGGCCTTGCGGGGAGAAATTCTAGATGA
- a CDS encoding recombinase family protein translates to MINESGICNERKQGMRCAIYTRKSTEKGLEQEFNSLDAQREACEAYIASQRHEGWIALTEHYDDPGFSGGNIERPGLKKLMRDIERGKIDCVVFYKLDRLSRSLLDFVKLAEFFDQHKVTFVSITQQFSSTTAMGRLILNILLSFAEFERAISAERVRDKIAAAKRKGKYLGGTPAYGYDVDYKKTKLIVNQEEAKLVREVFKRFIETGSCLEIARELNSKGIPTKSWTTKNGSFHQGGPWNTQHLYRVLNNRTYLGETVHKDKSYPGEHEAIVPKSLWEKVQQIFSSGTARKKGQETHEVKSLLRGIIRCGHCDKSMVGTYTRKKNKIVYRYYTCSSVIKNGYSSCSVRSVPAGEIEKAVIGQVRALLQSPEVIAETFRAARDLQEQEIRSLQDEKTNLEMRMVELKAAASELVSGNFEKGTTTDRFSELNDDIQKTRRILIETDERLSELTAGSLTEQDVADALRKLDPVWDELFPSEQHRILRSLVERVTVYPNGLDIQLRAEGIHSIVAEVKGCEERIGVV, encoded by the coding sequence ATGATAAATGAAAGTGGCATCTGTAATGAGCGTAAGCAAGGCATGCGTTGCGCAATCTACACACGCAAGAGTACCGAAAAGGGTCTCGAACAGGAATTTAATTCGCTTGATGCTCAGCGGGAGGCTTGTGAAGCATACATCGCAAGCCAGCGTCATGAAGGCTGGATTGCCCTAACAGAGCATTATGATGATCCAGGTTTTTCTGGAGGTAACATTGAACGGCCGGGGCTAAAGAAGCTTATGCGAGATATCGAGCGCGGCAAAATCGATTGTGTCGTTTTTTACAAACTCGACAGATTATCACGGTCGCTACTGGACTTCGTAAAACTTGCAGAGTTTTTCGATCAGCACAAAGTGACTTTTGTATCTATCACACAGCAGTTTTCAAGCACAACAGCTATGGGGCGTCTCATCCTCAACATTCTCCTGAGCTTTGCCGAATTCGAGAGAGCTATAAGTGCCGAGCGTGTTCGTGACAAGATAGCCGCCGCCAAGCGGAAAGGTAAGTATCTCGGCGGAACTCCTGCATATGGTTATGATGTAGACTACAAGAAAACGAAGCTGATTGTGAACCAGGAGGAGGCAAAGCTGGTTCGTGAGGTTTTCAAGAGATTCATAGAGACCGGCTCCTGTCTGGAGATAGCCAGAGAGCTGAATTCCAAGGGAATCCCGACCAAGTCTTGGACAACGAAAAATGGATCATTTCATCAGGGCGGGCCTTGGAACACTCAACACCTATACCGTGTTTTGAACAACCGAACTTATCTTGGTGAGACTGTCCATAAGGACAAGTCATATCCCGGCGAACATGAGGCGATTGTTCCAAAGTCACTATGGGAGAAAGTCCAGCAGATATTTTCAAGTGGCACCGCGCGGAAGAAAGGCCAGGAAACCCATGAGGTTAAGTCACTTCTACGAGGCATCATTCGCTGCGGACATTGTGACAAGTCCATGGTCGGCACATACACCAGAAAGAAGAACAAGATCGTCTATCGTTACTACACATGCAGCAGCGTAATAAAGAATGGCTATTCATCGTGCTCAGTCAGATCTGTTCCCGCCGGTGAGATTGAAAAGGCTGTCATTGGTCAGGTTCGGGCGTTGTTACAGTCGCCGGAAGTTATAGCCGAAACATTCCGGGCTGCAAGGGATCTCCAAGAGCAGGAAATTCGTTCTCTTCAGGATGAAAAAACAAATCTGGAAATGCGAATGGTAGAACTTAAAGCGGCAGCAAGCGAACTGGTATCAGGCAATTTCGAGAAAGGCACTACCACCGACAGGTTTTCGGAGCTTAATGACGACATCCAGAAGACACGCCGTATACTTATTGAAACCGACGAACGCCTGTCGGAACTTACTGCAGGATCGCTCACCGAACAAGATGTTGCGGATGCCCTCCGTAAGCTCGATCCAGTGTGGGACGAACTGTTTCCATCCGAGCAACACAGAATTCTGCGGTCACTGGTGGAGCGAGTGACAGTCTATCCCAATGGTTTAGATATTCAGCTTAGGGCAGAAGGTATTCACTCAATAGTAGCCGAGGTAAAAGGATGTGAAGAAAGGATAGGCGTAGTATGA
- a CDS encoding PIN domain-containing protein encodes MMDRKVVVIDTNILLHYKLPNEIDWCTKLQCKEAEIIITRKVMSELNAHKDRHASKWESKRASVVIKHIHNTLINGALLGPKVILTLQSFNPSINFSAYQLHTDAPDDWVLASAVQLHQERNDADVVVLTNDMGQANAAKSLGLQGIWWSDNEYRLPDEPDPDQKRIKQLEDENKKLKDRVPVLDLNFPGQIRKMELSRLRNPQEYVDAELARARSVHQPLDVPDQLPNQEVENKSRRVITKNELFEHLKRMNKVVDGISLGARYDYNSLLKKYLEELEAHLNAVAFYESQVVELQIVVENNGTCPAEDTDISIEFPDGISVMDEDDLPKRTERPEPPERPVCGKEYEPAPLRSDHTGFANWAGLIPHGSHPISNVRGPVVDASGRQVKFNIGKIKQKTQVRLAPLFVVFDSASGAKSFSFKYRILSEKVPDEVTGNLSIVLQWAYYREPSIEKL; translated from the coding sequence ATGATGGATCGCAAAGTAGTGGTCATCGATACCAACATTCTGTTGCACTACAAGCTGCCGAATGAGATCGACTGGTGCACTAAGCTGCAGTGCAAAGAGGCTGAGATCATTATCACGCGAAAGGTAATGAGCGAGCTCAACGCGCACAAAGACCGTCACGCCTCTAAGTGGGAGTCAAAGCGTGCCAGCGTTGTCATTAAGCACATCCACAACACTCTAATAAATGGTGCACTTCTAGGACCAAAGGTGATCCTAACACTCCAGTCATTCAATCCAAGTATTAACTTCTCAGCTTACCAGTTGCACACGGATGCACCAGATGACTGGGTTTTGGCGTCAGCCGTCCAGCTACACCAAGAGCGCAATGACGCTGATGTGGTTGTGCTCACCAATGACATGGGACAGGCAAACGCTGCTAAGAGCCTGGGATTACAGGGAATATGGTGGAGCGACAACGAATATCGTCTGCCAGATGAACCTGATCCAGACCAGAAGCGAATCAAGCAGCTGGAGGATGAGAACAAGAAACTGAAAGACCGCGTTCCTGTGCTTGATCTCAACTTTCCAGGCCAAATACGCAAAATGGAACTCAGCCGCTTACGAAACCCACAAGAATACGTGGACGCCGAGTTGGCCCGAGCGCGAAGCGTCCACCAACCTCTGGATGTACCGGATCAATTACCGAACCAAGAGGTGGAAAACAAGAGCAGGCGGGTGATTACCAAAAATGAACTCTTTGAGCATCTCAAAAGGATGAATAAGGTAGTAGATGGAATTTCGCTTGGTGCTCGCTATGATTACAACAGCCTACTCAAAAAGTATCTCGAAGAACTCGAGGCACACTTGAATGCTGTTGCATTCTATGAATCACAGGTAGTTGAGCTGCAGATAGTCGTGGAGAACAACGGCACCTGCCCTGCAGAGGACACCGACATCTCCATAGAGTTTCCAGATGGGATCAGCGTCATGGATGAAGACGACCTGCCAAAGCGCACGGAACGTCCAGAACCACCGGAGCGTCCTGTGTGCGGGAAAGAATACGAACCGGCACCGTTGAGGTCTGATCATACGGGATTCGCGAACTGGGCTGGCCTCATTCCACATGGCAGCCATCCGATCTCAAATGTAAGAGGGCCAGTGGTTGATGCATCCGGCCGCCAAGTCAAGTTCAACATCGGAAAAATAAAACAGAAGACGCAGGTTCGGTTAGCCCCGCTCTTCGTTGTCTTCGATTCGGCTAGTGGTGCAAAATCTTTCAGTTTCAAATACCGTATTCTGTCGGAAAAAGTACCTGATGAAGTAACTGGCAACTTATCTATTGTTCTACAGTGGGCTTATTATCGCGAACCATCAATTGAGAAATTGTAG
- a CDS encoding restriction endonuclease subunit S, producing the protein MRKTVSELADVQIGYQSRGSIHPDPRGTHKVIQLKDIGNDYKLDTSDLYKIIPEREPDRYLVTCGDVLFLSRGRYHVSVVIDEQLSDTIAVGTFYILRVKSSHVLPEYMAWYINQPQTQAELKTKAQATNIPLITIAAFRDLEIDIPPLSIQHSIVELTRLVSKEQSLLAKLAKKRELLTSVICMMAAKRTRE; encoded by the coding sequence ATGAGAAAAACTGTTTCTGAACTAGCAGATGTCCAGATAGGCTACCAATCTCGTGGGAGTATACATCCTGACCCCAGGGGCACTCACAAAGTAATCCAACTTAAGGATATTGGCAATGATTATAAGCTAGATACGAGTGACTTATATAAAATCATACCTGAACGTGAGCCGGATAGGTATCTTGTAACATGCGGAGACGTTCTATTTTTATCGCGCGGGCGTTATCATGTTTCTGTGGTTATTGATGAGCAATTGTCTGATACCATCGCGGTAGGCACATTTTATATTTTGAGAGTCAAATCCAGTCATGTGCTGCCGGAATATATGGCATGGTATATCAATCAGCCTCAAACACAAGCGGAACTTAAGACAAAAGCGCAGGCAACCAATATTCCGTTAATAACAATAGCTGCGTTTAGGGATCTTGAGATTGATATTCCGCCACTATCCATTCAGCACAGTATAGTGGAGTTGACCAGGCTTGTGTCAAAAGAACAAAGCCTGCTTGCCAAACTTGCTAAAAAGCGAGAGCTATTGACTTCCGTCATCTGTATGATGGCGGCGAAAAGGACTAGAGAGTAA